TAAAAACCTTATAATCTATTTTCAATTAAAAGGATGAGTTTCCTTTGTCTCCTGAATGGATTACAGGCTGATAAGGATAAAGATGCAACTGTTACTGTAATGCAACTTGCCAAGTCGTGGGTTCTTAGGACTAAAATCTATCCAAAAGGAATGCTGCTTTCTCCAGCGTAGTTTTCATGCAGGAGGCAATTACAATACTGGCTCTACATGTCCCCACCTATGGATTACTAATTAAAAAGGCTAAatgatttcttttcttttctttcttttttttcctaaCTTGTCATTTGGTGTAGAAGGAAAGGGATAAGTTTCCTGTCTAGTTGCAGCTCTAATTTGGAAAATGATAAAAGACAATGACATAAAGCTTTTTGAGCAAGATTGATGCAATTTCTTGAAGGGGATGATGCTGACCGAGCATCGTTTAAACTGCTCATGACGAGGCATTCTTTGTATTTAAAGTTCAAATAATTACgctactttttccaccttttctatattttattaaaaaaaaattaaaaataggtTTTAGTTTGATTGTGTGGATGGATGTATACTCTTGTCCACATCTAAAGCCCATAAACAACTAAAGCAGCCCACCTGTAGCCCTTGAGCTTTTGGCCCAAACTAGTGGAGCACCTTCCAAGTTTCCACTTCGCTGGAAATTCTCTCGTCAAAATGCGCTCCTCGAGATTACTACAGGGGGAAGAATTGCAAGCCGACTGGTTTTCACACTCGTAAAGGtttcattttgtttttttttttatttttttttattttttgctttATATAATCGATAGGCGTTCCTATTGTATTCGCTTCGGAATCATTATTTACTTTTGACGGAAGATTTTAATTGGTCTGAATTGGTATTGTGAggttaagcttgccaaatgtctgtaTCAATGCTCACCAGGTGCTTGCTTAAATgcattttggtgcaatttgaagctcaaaatccattGCTCTAATTTTTCTCATATCCTAACGCTGAATGACCTTGAGTATAGTTTTTTTAAGTACCCTTAAGCTAAAGTAGCCGGGTCTTAAGTAGTCAGCACTTGTTGTTTCTAACCAAACTGCTTGTTGCAGGTGGGTACGTTATTGTGCCTGAGAAATTGCCCAATTATGTAGTCCCTGATTTGACCGACTTCAAGGTAATCTAACTCCACCCATCTCTTCTAATGTTTCTAGAGGAAGGGTGTTTAGCACTTGGATCCAACATCTAAATCAAATGGCATTGTTAATTAGGTTCCGATATATATCATTTGGGGAATTTATTTATTCCTCTTTTTAAAGTTGGTCTCTTTTCAATGTTTTGGATTTAATTTGgtcaaaaaataattttgaaagcTGTTAATTGAGGATGGAGTGCTTTTTCCCCTCTCTGTTTAGAAGAAGCATTTTTTGTTGAGTGGGGTAATTTATTAACAATGAGAGACATCAGACATGTGTCTCCCTCCCTCTCTAGAGTGTCATACCTTGCATTGAATATAAAGAAGTTAGCATCAGAACCAAGAATATAGGTAGTCTTTGTATTACATGATAAAATTACAAAAGTAACAAAACATTCCTCATTTCCGTGATTTCTTCATTCTTTTGGCGGGAGTAGAAGAAGATGGAGATTGAAAAAATGGGGTAGCATGAGAGAGAGCCTGCATTTGGTATACCAGCTCTGTGGTTAGCATTACCCCAATGCAAATAAGTTATTTGCATTTCTGCTGATGAGGATTTTCCTCTTTTGCTTTCAGCTAAAGCCTTATGCGTCTTAGTGTCCAAGAGAAGTTAAAACAACTGAATCTTCTGAAGCAGCCAAGTAAAATAAATGGAAAGAGAACAAGTATTCATAAATCTCTTCCTTCATCGTCCAGCTGCCTCTGTGTTGATCTAAACTAAATTCAAACGTTGTCTGACATTGCCATTATGAAGTGCTCTTTGAAAGAAATGAGAATTAGTTTAGTTGTTTCTATTTCTTGCTTGTTAAACTAACAAGTTATTCTTGCCTTTTCAACTTTGATTGCTTAAAATATATGTACGGTAGCAATAATTGGGAGAATCTTGTGCCCGAACTTCCATGTATCCGTGTTCTCTTCATGATCAAAGCATATCCAGCCCATTAGGAATGATAACCATCTAGCTTATCATTAACATTAATAGCCTCCTTAGGGTTCATGGAATAAGTTTCAAAATGCAATTTCGAGCTTGCATTTGCACAGCCAGCTGAACTGCTGCTTTCAAAGCCATTAATTCACCAACTAGAATAGAAGACAAACTTTTCTCTGCTGTACTCATCAACCATTTGTCCCTGAGAATTCCTACAAACAACTACAATGTCTGCCTGCCTGCAAAGAAGCTTTCTTGAATGATGCATCAGCGTTGAACTTTGAGAAACTTGATGGTGGAGGAGACCGATGTGATGCTGGCAAAGCTTGTGAAGGCCCTGAGGAGAAATTCAGAAGCCACAAAGTTGATCGTTCATTGTAGAGTTCAAAACCCAAACAAACAGTTTTGATTTAGATTAGTCTGAGATAAGCCTGCCCATAGTGTGTTTGGGGCTTAAAATGGGATTGGTCTGACTTGAAATATAAACGTAATCGGTCTCACTGAATTAGTTTTAAATCCAATTAAAACTGATCGATTCGATGTGATTCAATGTTAAAattgagggttttttttttttttttttttttttttttctttctgaaAGTTCAATTGTTTAATTTGGACTCTATTtgttttgtaaaaattatttttttgaaaaacaTGTTTCACTTTTTTAAAGTATTTAGAGTACTCAgtaaaataagtttaaaaataaatatttttttattcaaaagaaaaattaaattatttttaagaaaataacacTCATCTTAAAGATgaaatcatttttttaattttaataattttattaaaatataaaaatatttaaatatattgtataaataaatatatatatatatatatactattaatttaatattataataaaaaatatttttttaaaaaaataatttttataaaaaataatttttatatataaattattttttacaaaataaatagaCTCCTGCCCAGGCCGCTGGTTCCTGCCCAGGCGGAAACAGTGGCCAGGCCTAGGCTGAGACTCCTTGTAATAAAATTTGTTCCTGCGCTTCCATATAGCCCAACAATGACTGGCCACCTAACTCGTAATTTCATATGTAAATTGTATAGGCAGAGATGTGGCCAACCAATACAACCATGGAATAAGAGAGGATATAGTTTGGGTTTGGTATTAAACCCAGATTATTTTATGTAAATTAGGCAATCTCAGCGTGcttacaaataaataaaatattttcaattGATTCCACGTCCTTGCCATAAATATGTGCTCCATTGATGGAATAGCACTATAACAGCCACCCtctaaagaaaagtgagaatttTAGGGGAAGCCTTTACCTCTACCTTCCATATTCGTTGTCATAGAGCTCAATTGAAACCAAATAAAGTAGATGGAAGGCTACAGGCTGAAGCAGAATCCTGGACGGAGCATAATTCATGATTTGCCACTTGGACTGTAAAATCCCTTCTTCTTCTTCGGGTTTTATTGTCGTGCATCCGGAGATGTTTGTTTcggaaatatgagttttgatgagAAAATGGGTTTTTATGGGGAAACCATGATCCAAAAGTATGGAATTTTTCTTAGAAAATTCACGTGAAAATATTATAGATGAAGTTGTGTTGTTTGGAATTATGAGTTTTTATGGCTAATCATGATTTTTTTACCTTAAAATTCCTAGGCATTATGATAGCTAAATCGGTAATGAATATTACGATCTCACGTCACTAACAATTTAAGTTAATAAATTCCTATACTCTCTAAGGCAGTTTTCAAGAATGAGTTATAGTTAGATAGTTTATCCTCACGCGGTGAAACTTTAAGCTTCATGAGCTATTAGAATTAGAATGTTATCTTGAATGAGATTCTACCAGGGACAAAAGCTGCTTGATTAGGTGTAATATTTGTTTGCAGCTGACAAGTGACAACCATTCATCCAGTTGTGAAACATACACATTTGATGAATAATGCTGGTTTCTTGCCTTTTTTTATCAGAATCTCTTGAtgaaataattattctatttGGTGCTACGCATGAATCAAAATAAGCCTAATGCTAAGATATTTTTATTAAACAATACTGTACAGAATAACATTGACTTTCGAGGCAAGCCAGATTCATTTTCCTCTACAATCACTCGATGTTGGTGAGTGCTAGTATTGGAAAAAAATGTGCATAGCTGGATGTAACTCATAATCGTACTGGCAGAAGGTgaacatttctttttcattttcaatATACAATGCAATACCCACTTTCCAATGTCAGGGAACATTCATTCCTGTGTTCATACATAGTTTAACTTCATATGCCAAGCCTGCCCAGAGTCCTTAAATTTTTAATCTCCTGATCCTCAAAGTTTCAATTACAAAATGGAGGATTTGggcttcaaattttttttttttttttatcaggggAGAAATGGGGTTATTTTCAAAAAAACAAAATCTATAGGTGATGAGTGAGGCTGAAGTGAGGCCCCATAAGCATAAGCACTGCTCTGCACTGTCAAATGTCAAGCAGCAATGTTTCCGCGTACTAATAAAAACCCTGTCCAAGATCCGTAGACAAATAGTAGTTGTTTTGATCTTGAACATTATTATATCTCAACCAACCCTGCTTTCTTTGCTTAGCATTTTCTGGAAAAATATTGTATTGGTCACAAAGGAGCTGGTCCATGGAGCCGCATCTCCACTGGCACTTACAACTCACGAGTGAGAATTGGAGTGGAAATTTCCACAAAGTAGCCATGGCATTTTTCTCTGTTCTGTTTTAAAGCTGATTTCGTTGAACTCCTGCTCCCTCCAGTGTGTTAGTCTTTGTTCATCCTAAAACAAAAATACATTATCACatcaaaaaattaagaaaatgttAATGGGAATGAAgtaatttattctttagagattTTTATTTTAGTTCTTAAGTTTAATATAGTTATGATATCTGttctttagattttttttttattattattatatgttctaAACAAAACTATTATTTACCAGCTAATTAacctattaaaaaaatttaaaatcattaaattaaatatttattttaaatttataaatttaataaatatattttaattaattgtacataaatttagatataaatatttatttagtttaataattattaaatttatttttatataagatGAAGCTAATCTTAGATACACTCTTGTCTTCGTAAAAGCAGCATCCAAGAGAAGTACTGTTACAatgttataattatataattaaatcgtTCTCCTTtctatttaaaaaagaaaaaaaagaaagcacTCTTCTTTCATATAACACGGCGCCGTTCCCActcttttaattttctttcccCTCTAGTAGTGGCAAAGCAAAGCTGATTTTCCACGCCGCCCAGAACAGAATTCATCAAAAAGCAATTTTTCCATTCTATACCTCTCTCCACGCTAACGCATCACAGCCACCGCTTCACTGGACCCCACAAAACCCAAATCCAATCACAACCGTACATTTAGTCCTCACCAGCCACCTTTTCAATTTTAAAGACGACGAAGTCCCAAAGCAACCTTCCATGAACCATCGTGGAAAATGAAAACAAACACTTCCTTATGTAGCTAGCTTCTTCTATTTATATCCCACGCCCACTTCTTTATGTCGAATGAAATTCCAAAATGGGATATCCGAAGAGATCCAAGGAAGCTGTGCCTCGCTCTAGGCCTGACGGTAGGTGCAAGAAGCACCCAAAACACAAGCAGTCTCCTGGTGTTTGCTCCATTTGTTTAAGCGAAAAACTCTCTCAGCTCTCAACTTCCTGCAGCTCACGTACTACCTCTTCTTATAATGCAATGGATTccgtttcttcttcttcattatctTCTTATTCCTCTTCCTCttgctcttcttcttcgtctCCATTGCATCTTTATCGATATGGAAGGGAGGGGAAGGGAGCTTTATCATTCTTGTTGAATGGCAAGAATGTGCTCACTAGGAGTAGATCATTGGTTTTTGCTCCAAGAACCAGAGGCAATAAAGACAGGATCAGTGATGATAAAAAGAAAGGTGGGATTTTGTCCAAGTTGCTACGTCCAAAAAATAAGACGATAGAGGAAGGTTTATCGCACTCTATGACTATGAGAGAAAGGGTGATGAGCATCACTAGGGTCAAGtagttcttgaattttttttttcccttaccACTTCTTTTCCACTTTTATTAGATTAGAATTTAGTTGTTGGATCAGTTttacaaccaaaaaaaaaaagatagaagAAATGAGTCAATGAAAGAATACGATAGATAAAGCAGAAAGATGAAGCATCATGTATTAATCTTGTATATGGAGAAAATTTTCAGTTCCTGTAATTGAGTAATTCTATTTGAACTAATGATATCAGTTAATcataatctcttttttttttggtaatttttTTCGTGCAATTCTGACAGAAATAGTTAAGGTTTTGTCTCTGTGCAATGAAAagacaaaatttccatttgcgaaTAGCAGGGAAACATACTGGCATTTTAGGCTGTCACAGATTTTGAGGTCATGGCTAGCTAGCTAGTTTTCTGATTAATTTAGCTTCATCCCAGAAATTTCTTGAGATCACAAGTTGAATGTTCAACTGGGTTTACTTTGATTACGTCTTTTTTAGAGTCCTCAATCTCATTTTGAAAAGGCCACTTACGTGACAACTGGTATAGCTGAGTCAAGGTTCTGGGCAACTTCCTATCCTATGGGCTGAAATGTTCTTAACTGTTAAGCTGGCAAAAGAAAATTGGTAAACCAGTGGCCAAATCCCGGATCAAATTCTCGGCAATTTCTTcatgatttaattaattggaattaCTGATTAAAAATAATAAGCAAGATAGAAGTAATTAAATTCTTATTAGACCACAACATCCTATACTTAGTCTTCTTAAAGAACAACTTAATTACTCTTCTTGATTATTTTATACGAAATGTTACTTTCCACGTAAAGTCACTAGTGTAAAGTGTGGGATCAAACTTTTTGATATGGTCATGAGCCATCACAGCAATGGATGACCCCTCTTACAAGTTACACTATGGAAAAAGAAGAATCAACATTTTCCCAAAAATACAAATCCAAGGACAACTTTGTCTTGTCCAGTAaataatctatatatatatatatatatatatatatatatatatatatatatatatatataaagcagagCGATGCTCCTCTAGTACTGCTACATAGAATTCTAAAACTATTATATTTATATCACGCAGCAATATTTAAAATAGTCAAATTTTCTCCTGTGCTAAGTgacaatattaaattaaatttattattaacaatATTTTCTCCTTTGGACAtatgtcaattatattaaattgaatttattgctaGCAATTTTTTTCCTTATCTCATTTGTCAATTTAATTGATAgcaattttttttccttatttaatttttaagttataatCTAAATTTAACTTTTTATTGTCTAAATATACATAAAAAAGATCTTTAATATGTCTAAATACACATATTTCTTTTTTTATCAATATCAAAGTTCAATTTCTTGAGTATAAGAAATTAAGGAAATAATATTCTATTATCTATGATCCAAATTTTACCATTTGTAAATTGTAATGATTCTTCATACTTGAAGTGAGGCAAAGAAGTCACTCAGTTCATGTGTCTTCATTTGGAGGTTGTACTACAAACATATTATTAGATCAGCACTACAATATCAAATTTACTAATCAAACACTAGGAAGATCCATCGTAAGATTCACCTTAACAAATAAAACATGCATCCCATAGtattaaaaataaacaaataaataaataaaggcaaTTTTCAAAAGaacaagcaaaaaaaaaaacaatcttCTTAATAAGGAATGTTTCCcatattttttcaaaataaattttaaatatttttctttttagagaaattaagtagaaaatcaACAATCCCAACAAAAAACAGATCATAGAATcgagtgtaaccaagttaaatgaaaaaaaaaacataacaaaATTACCATAAAGAGTGGCAGAAGAAGTGAGAATCAAAAAAGAATCACAATGAGAATTGTTATTTTAAAGCAAAACACTAATAAAATGAAGGATAAGAAGAAAAGAATGGTAACTACAAAAAAAACTATGCCTTGAAAGTTTAATCTTTTCAGCATTTTTCTAAAacgttaaaatatataattattatataacttctaaatttaaatatctttaaatttaaaaaaaataaaagaacaatattaaattttatttatatttcctaaataattttaattaaatttaattttctttaaaatatatgtTCTAAATTAGAACAAAGAATTAAGGATATTTGAAtatttgtgagaaattaataattgaatttttttaaaaagatgtctaattattaaaggttatttaaaaaaaagatcaaaattaaattttatctatatttcctaaatagttgtaatatataattattatataatctaattttctaaatacaattcttgattaatatgatctttcaaatttaaataacgaaaaattattaattactataattagatttaatttcctttaaaatatctgtttaaaattaaaactaagaaTCATgatatatttgaattttttttttaaattaatgataaaaatttttattatgtgtaattttctttaaaatatatgctttaaattaaaattaggaattaAGAGATATTTGAAttcttatgagaaattaatgattgaaattttaaaggtaattaatattcaatttaaaaaaaatgaaaggtcaacattaaattttatttatatttcctaaatagttttaattaaatttaatttcctttaaaatatataCTCTAAATTAGGACCAAAATTCTTAGtgattaagatatatatatatatatatatatatatatataacccaaccgcaagtgcactggtcgtacaagtaatatagaaaagatatcattcccacgaaaagttgtgttaatgattgaatttttgatataaaagttgactaatttgaactaattttgaaattcaagtaaTAGATTGATAGAAATTGAGGTGTAaaatctatatatgcaaaattaataatctaattaCCAATATGAAGATTCAACTAAATTTTGCggtaaattaaaataagcaaattgaaatatagCAAGAATTAAAAtgacaagcaattaaattcaattagaaattaacaatgataaaagggcGATTTCAGAGTTTGGaaattcatattcaagctattttgggatttttaaattggttttccaatcttatgaaaattatgagttttaaggagattaattcttaaatcctttgaatactatttcgagtgagacaaagagtaccTTAATTAACCTAATCCTACTTtcatggagttaaaattaatcaagacccattaggttccttaattaatctgtaaatcctcttaatccttagtttatttctagatctaagttaattaagtctaatttcttgattatctatcacagggttttctcctttcggtgcttcaaccatggattaagaataatacttaatgggatcctacacttagcatgtcattaagcacacaataaatagataaaacctcattaaaaccacaaaatatggattacccagtCAAAATCTACAAAATacctcaaatattacatcccaactccagaatctatgaaaaactactcactatctatAATAATTATAAGAAAATCTGAGTgaatatggaaataaagcttgaaactatgctaagaactaagaaactcaATATAAGAAAGGTAGAAAATGGTTAAGAAAAGAAGAAAGCTCCAAATCTGGTTCAGAAATGAGAAGTGACATTTCCACTGCTCTGTTTTTCTGACTCTTCCTCTGCTGCTattctttccttctttttttctcCCCTTTATGAAATGAGATAAGAACATATTTATATCAttctgacaagtagccctaaaatggtgtgtttgaggtgaagTTCACATGAGAGAATCTttttgcca
This is a stretch of genomic DNA from Hevea brasiliensis isolate MT/VB/25A 57/8 chromosome 12, ASM3005281v1, whole genome shotgun sequence. It encodes these proteins:
- the LOC110636711 gene encoding uncharacterized protein LOC110636711; this encodes MGYPKRSKEAVPRSRPDGRCKKHPKHKQSPGVCSICLSEKLSQLSTSCSSRTTSSYNAMDSVSSSSLSSYSSSSCSSSSSPLHLYRYGREGKGALSFLLNGKNVLTRSRSLVFAPRTRGNKDRISDDKKKGGILSKLLRPKNKTIEEGLSHSMTMRERVMSITRVK